In Thermospira aquatica, the following proteins share a genomic window:
- the rpsF gene encoding 30S ribosomal protein S6, with translation MKRTYEMAFLLKEGEASVQAQSRIKDYVKRFNGVVVTESNMGLRDLAYVIHKKRQKFLRAFYYFLDVEMETSQVDAFEKLVHYDEDVIRHMVLVK, from the coding sequence ATGAAACGAACGTACGAAATGGCGTTCCTTCTCAAAGAAGGAGAAGCCTCAGTACAGGCTCAGTCCAGAATCAAGGACTATGTGAAAAGGTTTAATGGTGTTGTTGTGACGGAATCAAACATGGGCCTACGTGATCTCGCCTATGTAATTCACAAAAAGCGTCAGAAATTCTTGCGGGCTTTTTACTACTTTTTGGATGTAGAAATGGAAACAAGTCAGGTTGATGCTTTTGAAAAGCTCGTCCACTACGACGAGGATGTGATTCGCCACATGGTTTTGGTGAAGTAG
- a CDS encoding single-stranded DNA-binding protein — MSWDINRVVLVGRLARDPEIKYTPSNTAVARFTLAVGGKQKNDGTDSVSFLPIVVWGKTAETCKQYLSKGKMVAVDGRLEQRSWKGQDGSPRSTIEIVAERVEFLGGASGPGKTADIRSEVPDMAAAPDFYYDNTETAIDFNPVNPEDPNF, encoded by the coding sequence ATGAGTTGGGATATCAATCGAGTTGTTCTCGTTGGTAGATTGGCTCGCGATCCAGAAATCAAGTACACCCCAAGTAACACGGCTGTTGCTCGTTTCACTCTGGCTGTTGGTGGAAAACAGAAAAATGATGGTACGGATTCGGTGTCGTTTCTCCCGATCGTAGTATGGGGAAAAACGGCGGAAACCTGCAAACAGTACCTTTCAAAAGGAAAGATGGTAGCGGTAGATGGTCGATTAGAGCAACGCTCCTGGAAGGGTCAGGATGGCTCTCCACGGAGTACCATCGAGATTGTGGCTGAAAGAGTAGAGTTTCTGGGAGGCGCATCAGGCCCAGGAAAAACAGCGGATATACGTTCTGAGGTACCAGACATGGCTGCTGCCCCTGATTTCTACTATGATAACACTGAAACAGCTATTGATTTCAATCCTGTCAATCCCGAAGATCCCAATTTCTAA